A DNA window from Phragmites australis chromosome 11, lpPhrAust1.1, whole genome shotgun sequence contains the following coding sequences:
- the LOC133884571 gene encoding pumilio homolog 1-like, whose translation MVTEMAARGEAFGAEAERDFEVFRSGSAPPTVEGAMGAAAAAGSLFLGDELRADPAYQSYYYSNAHINPRLPPPLLSKEDWRSSQHRLRSSGLGGIGDGRRQPPPAAEGTMGLPGIDLGRQRSFSSVFQEDPYQRDIDRHTATHNSNDLLGSSGMQYALHRGPGYMGGLRSGSNVRGLDEIQNNDLSSNTYASILGSSLSRSASPDPELVRRAPSPSLPPIGVKVGANDKKINGGSSSFRRSSSAISESDDLVAALSGMNLSSRAVSGQTMDQSQLYQDVDNVQKFLFDRQGDQINGNQQHSYMRRPEHGQSKAPDGYSANSANSSTMRNQINAGNFTPFDNLSIGSGFASPRIDSRSPGGTASSRQNLAGMSNLLNYNGIGSPTASASLQTPIDPAYIQYLAQVAASCDDPLMGSSYMDLLGPQKAHLSPLLQSQKQYGYYGNLGFNLGYAGSPLTSPVLPSSPIAPGSPLRHGERSMRFPSGMRIFGSSFGSWNSGLGGKMDANLMPSLLEEFKSNKSKSYELSEIAGHVVEFSADQYGSRFIQQKLETASTEEKDMVFSEIMPQALTLMTDVFGNYVVQKFFEHGSASQIKELAGQLIGRVLALSLQMYGCRVIQKAIEVVELDLQIKMVAELEGHVMRCVRDQNGNHVIQKCIECIPQHAIEFIVSTFYGQVVMLSTHPYGCRVIQRVLEHCDDPKTQQIMMDEILQSVCLLAQDQYGNYVVQHVLEHGKPHERSAIIEKLIGQIVQMSQQKFASNVIEKCLAFGNPVERQTLIGEMLGSTSESEPLEVMMKDQFANYVVQKVLETCDDQQREMILTRIKTHLNTLKKYTYGKHIVARVEKLVAAGEKRLGLQPACTTA comes from the exons ATGGTGACGGAGATGGCGGCGCGCGGCGAGGCGTTCGGCGCGGAGGCGGAGCGGGACTTCGAGGTCTTCCGCAGCGGCTCCGCGCCGCCCACCGTCGAGGGCGCCatgggcgccgccgccgccgccggaagcTTGTTCTTGGGCGACGAGCTCCGGGCCGACCCGGCCTACCAGAGCTACTATTACTCCAATGCGCACATCAACCCgcgcctcccgccgccgctgctctcCAAGGAGGACTGGCGCTCGTCGCAGCACCGCCTCCGCTCGTCCGGCCTGGGCGGGATCGGCGACGGGAGGAGGCAGCCGCCGCCGGCTGCCGAAGGGACTATGGGGCTGCCCGGGATCGATCTTGGTCGCCAGAGGAGTTTCTCCAGTGTCTTCCAG GAGGACCCATATCAGCGCGATATAGATAGGCACACTGCTACTCACAATAGCAATGACTTGCTGGGTTCGTCTGGAATGCAGTACGCTCTACATCGTGGACCTGGATATATGGGAGGCCTGCGCTCTGGCAGTAATGTACGGGGCTTGGATGAAATCCAGAACAATGATTTGTCATCAAATACATATGCCTCTATTCTAGGGTCATCTCTTTCTAGAAGTGCATCTCCAGATCCTGAGCTTGTGAGGAGGGCCCCTAGTCCATCTCTGCCTCCAATCGGTGTGAAAGTTGGTGCTAATGATAAGAAGATTAATGGTGGCTCGTCTTCTTTCCGTCGTAGTTCATCTGCTATTAGTGAATCTGATGATCTGGTGGCTGCTTTATCTGGGATGAACTTATCATCTAGGGCAGTGAGTGGGCAAACTATGGACCAGTCTCAGCTCTATCAGGATGTTGACAATGTCCAGAAGTTTCTTTTTGATCGACAGGGTGATCAAATAAATGGCAATCAGCAGCACTCCTATATGAGACGCCCTGAGCACGGACAATCTAAAGCACCGGATGGGTATTCTGCAAATTCGGCCAATTCTTCTACGATGAGAAATCAGATTAATGCTGGTAATTTCACACCATTTGACAATTTGTCAATTGGATCTGGCTTTGCTTCCCCAAGGATCGATTCTAGGTCTCCAGGTGGGACTGCGTCTTCTCGACAAAATTTAGCTGGTATGTCTAACTTGCTAAACTACAACGGAATTGGAAGTCCAACCGCGTCAGCTTCTCTTCAGACTCCTATTGATCCAGCATATATCCAGTACCTTGCTCAAGTTGCAGCTAGCTGTGATGATCCTCTCATGGGAAGTTCTTACATGGACTTACTAGGTCCTCAGAAAGCTCACCTTAGTCCATTGCTTCAGTCACAAAAGCAATATGGTTACTATGGAAACCTTGGATTTAACCTTGGTTATGCTGGAAGTCCATTGACAAGTCCCGTTCTTCCCTCTTCACCTATTGCACCAGGCAGTCCGCTTAGGCATGGTGAACGCAGCATGCGCTTTCCATCAGGCATGAGAATTTTTGGTAGTTCCTTTGGTTCATGGAATTCAGGCCTGGGTGGAAAGATGGATGCCAATTTGATGCCCTCGCTTCTGGAGGAATTCAAGAGCAATAAAAGTAAATCATATGAGCTCTCTGAAATAGCTGGTCATGTCGTTGAGTTCAG CGCGGATCAATATGGGAGCCGATTCATACAACAAAAGCTAGAAACAGCAAGTACTGAAGAAAAAGACATGGTTTTCTCAGAAATCATGCCTCAAGCTCTCACATTGATGACTGATGTATTTGGAAATTATGTTGTGCAGAAG TTTTTTGAGCATGGAAGTGCTTCCCAGATAAAGGAATTGGCTGGTCAGCTTATTGGACGTGTCCTTGCTCTCAGTCTTCAGATGTATGGGTGCCGGGTTATACAGAAG GCTATAGAGGTTGTTGAATTAGATCTGCAGATTAAAATGGTTGCAGAGCTGGAGGGACATGTCATGCGCTGTGTACGTGATCAAAATGGGAACCATGTAATACAGAAATGCATAGAGTGCATCCCTCAGCATGCTATCGAGTTCATTGTCTCGACTTTCTATGGCCAAGTTGTAATGCTATCCACTCATCCATATGGTTGTCGAGTAATACAG AGGGTTCTGGAGCACTGTGATGATCCTAAAACACAGCAAATAATGATGGATGAGATTCTCCAATCTGTATGCTTGCTAGCTCAGGACCAGTATGGCAACTACGTCGTTCAG CATGTTCTGGAACATGGCAAACCCCATGAGAGATCGGCTATTATTGAGAAGTTAATTGGACAAATTGTGCAAATGAGCCAGCAGAAGTTTGCTTCAAATGTCATTGAGAAGTGCTTAGCGTTTGGAAATCCTGTGGAACGCCAGACTCTGATTGGCGAGATGCTTGGATCCACTAGCGAAAGTGAACCTCTTGAG GTAATGATGAAAGATCAGTTTGCAAACTATGTGGTGCAGAAGGTGTTAGAAACTTGTGATGACCAACAGAGAGAGATGATCCTTACAAGGATCAAAACACATCTGAACACCCTCAAGAAGTACACCTACGGGAAGCACATAGTAGCACGTGTAGAAAAGCTGGTTGCTGCTGGAG AGAAGCGACTTGGGCTTCAACCAGCATGCACCACTGCCTGA
- the LOC133884976 gene encoding putative protein phosphatase 2C 46: PKAKKFISFGADIEIAIDRSDPTEFALVLQPRWNKALLEVFRVDYVGTSPYITCRPYLRHHQLESRDKFMILSSDGLYDYFTNEEVVAQVEAFTARYPDEDPAKYLSHEILLRAANQAGERVARIIYIYPSLIRPE, encoded by the coding sequence CCAAAAGCCAAGAAATTCATCAGCTTTGGTGCAGATATAGAAATCGCCATTGATAGATCTGATCCAACGGAGTTTGCATTGGTGCTGCAGCCCAGGTGGAACAAGGCTCTCCTGGAGGTTTTCCGGGTGGACTACGTGGGGACGTCACCGTACATCACCTGCCGGCCATACCTCCGGCACCACCAGCTTGAGTCGCGAGACAAGTTCATGATCCTCTCCTCCGACGGCCTCTACGATTACTTCACCaacgaggaggtggtggcgcaGGTGGAGGCGTTCACCGCCAGGTACCCCGACGAAGACCCCGCCAAGTACCTCAGCCACGAGATCCTCCTCCGCGCCGCCAACCAAGCCGGTGAGCGTGTAGCGcgcatcatatatatataccctTCATTAATCCGGCCGGAGTAA
- the LOC133884684 gene encoding E3 ubiquitin-protein ligase RDUF2-like, with protein sequence MATSPTAAPAASYWCYQCDRFVRATPQEDDDSSAVVCPGCGGGFLEEMGAPPPRAAYLRRPRPHHHTTDLRLRRTRRGAASAAAGDRSSPFNPVIVLRRSPAPGAAGDDDSPAAASSFELFYDDGVGSGLRPLPESMSDFLMGSGFERLLDQLAQIEAGGLARARDNPPASKAAIESMPTVTVDASHVGAESHCAVCKEPFELGAEAREMPCKHIYHHDCILPWLALSNSCPVCRHEMPTDAPRSRASNDGTNEEETTVGLTIWRLPGGGFAVGRFAGGRRPEERELPVVYTEMDGGFNNGGAPRRISWGSRQSPSTERSSIRRLLRSVFACFGRGHSSNSQASSSHMRPELNDAASDRSAAFSHGSRSRSTSWRLEDGHADAMVQR encoded by the coding sequence ATGGCCACTTCTCCGACCGCGGCCCCGGCGGCGTCGTACTGGTGCTACCAGTGCGACCGCTTCGTCCGCGCCACTCCGCAGGAGGACGACGACTCCTCCGCCGTCGTCTGCccgggctgcggcggcggcttcctcgAGGAGATGGGCGCGCCGCCGCCCCGGGCCGCCTAcctccgccgcccgcgcccgcacCACCACACCACCGACCTGCGCCTCCGCCGCACCCGCCGCGGCGCTGCCAGCGCCGCCGCGGGGGATCGCTCCTCGCCCTTCAACCCCGTCATCGTGCTCCGCCGCTCCCCGGCTCCCGGCGCCGCCGGGGATGACgactcccccgccgccgccagcagCTTCGAGCTCTTCTACGACGATGGCGTGGGCTCCGGCCTCCGCCCGCTCCCCGAGAGCATGTCCGACTTCCTCATGGGCTCCGGCTTCGAGCGCCTCCTCGACCAGCTCGCCCAGATCGAGGCCGGCGGCCTCGCCCGCGCCAGGGACAACCCGCCGGCCTCCAAGGCCGCCATCGAGTCCATGCCCACCGTCACCGTCGACGCCTCCCACGTCGGCGCCGAATCCCACTGCGCCGTCTGCAAGGAGCCCTTCGAGCTCGGCGCCGAGGCCAGGGAGATGCCCTGCAAGCACATCTACCACCACGACTGCATCCTGCCGTGGCTTGCTCTCAGCAACTCCTGCCCTGTCTGCCGCCACGAGATGCCCACCGACGCGCCGCGCTCCCGGGCCAGCAACGACGGCACCAACGAGGAGGAGACCACGGTCGGGCTCACCATCTGGAGGCTCCCCGGAGGCGGCTTCGCCGTCGGGAGGTTCGCCGGCGGGAGGAGGCCCGAAGAGAGGGAGCTCCCGGTCGTCTACACAGAGATGGACGGCGGGTTCAACAACGGCGGCGCACCGAGGAGGATCTCCTGGGGGTCGAGGCAGAGCCCGTCGACAGAGAGGAGCAGCATTAGGCGCCTGCTACGCAGTGTCTTCGCGTGCTTTGGGCGCGGGCATTCGTCGAATTCGCAGGCCTCGTCTTCCCACATGAGGCCTGAGCTGAACGACGCAGCATCCGATCGGAGCGCCGCGTTCAGCCATGGCTCGAGAAGCCGGAGCACGAGCTGGAGACTCGAGGACGGCCACGCCGATGCAATGGTGCAAAGATAA
- the LOC133885830 gene encoding uncharacterized protein LOC133885830, whose product MAAIVNAPAAACCSVARSGLQLPTRPALLPSMRRKESKAAGRLVAVAAVGDVAAEGNTYLIAGAVAIALVGTAFPILFSRKDTCPECDGAGFIRKAGATLRANAARKDQAQIVCPNCNGLGKLGQIDK is encoded by the exons ATGGCTGCAATTGTCAATGCGCCAGCTGCTGCTTGTTGCTCGGTGGCCCGCTCCGGTCTGCAGCTGCCAACTAGGCCGGCGTTGCTGCCGTCGATGAGGAGGAAGGAATCGAAGGCGGCGGGGCGGCTGGTGGCGGTTGCGGCGGTGGGCGACGTGGCGGCGGAGGGCAACACGTACCTCATCGCCGGCGCGGTGGCCATTGCGCTCGTCGGCACGGCCTTCCCGATACTCTTCTCGCGCAAGGACAC GTGCCCGGAGTGCGACGGCGCAGGGTTCATCCGCAAGGCGGGGGCGACGCTGCGGGCGAACGCGGCGAGGAAGGACCAGGCCCAGATCGTCTGTCCAAACTGCAACGGCCTGGGCAAGCTCGGCCAGATCGACAAGTAG
- the LOC133885775 gene encoding small polypeptide ROTUNDIFOLIA LIKE 3-like translates to MDAASEESAKPAKRLTRSISSNRVGARSRSGRRWSSSSDVEIETAAGGSTPTALLSRSYSAAAAPVVDEGGGAKQQARGEGTERRREGKLGASARLSRKIKEQRARFYIVRRCVSMLVCWRDADAAADY, encoded by the coding sequence ATGGATGCTGCAAGCGAGGAGAGTGCCAAGCCGGCGAAACGGCTGACGAGGAGCATCAGCAGCAACCGGGTCGGGGCGCGGAGCCGGTCCGGCAGGAGGTGGTCGTCGTCCTCGGACGTGGAGATAGAGACGGCGGCGGGAGGAAGCACCCCCACCGCGCTGCTCAGCCGGAGCTACTCTGCCGCCGCGGCGCCGGTCGTCGACGAGGGCGGCGGCGCGAAGCAGCAAGCGCGTGGCGAGGGGACGGAGCGCAGGCGGGAGGGGAAGCTGGGAGCGAGCGCGCGTCTTTCCCGGAAGATCAAGGAGCAGCGGGCGCGGTTCTACATCGTTCGCCGCTGCGTCTCCATGCTCGTCTGCTGGCGCGACGCTGACGCCGCCGCCGACTACTAG